A stretch of Pseudoprevotella muciniphila DNA encodes these proteins:
- a CDS encoding OmpH family outer membrane protein: protein MKKLIILFMAVALVSSCGGEEKTEKGNKVKPAAGLEKADGKQESVKFAYVEFDSLLTNYEPYVQEMEKMKAERERIEKAAASVTQNLEKKFQQQIAPLQQQVQSGKLDPNTAQQKAAQIQAGLEKEGQSAAAQYQKDLAALSKRDSLNTVNFTNKIQDFLKEYNKDNKYSMVFAKSGLNILYADEGYDITEEVLKGLNAKK from the coding sequence ATGAAAAAGTTAATCATTTTGTTCATGGCCGTGGCACTCGTCTCATCATGCGGCGGTGAAGAAAAAACAGAAAAAGGAAACAAAGTAAAACCGGCAGCAGGACTTGAAAAGGCTGATGGAAAGCAAGAATCAGTAAAATTTGCCTATGTGGAGTTTGATTCTTTGCTAACAAACTATGAACCATACGTGCAGGAAATGGAGAAAATGAAAGCAGAGCGTGAAAGGATAGAAAAAGCAGCAGCATCTGTTACACAAAACCTCGAAAAAAAGTTCCAACAGCAAATAGCACCTCTACAACAACAGGTTCAAAGCGGCAAACTCGATCCTAATACCGCACAGCAAAAAGCAGCGCAGATACAAGCCGGTTTGGAAAAAGAAGGACAAAGCGCTGCTGCTCAATACCAAAAGGATCTTGCAGCCCTGTCAAAGCGCGACTCACTTAATACAGTGAATTTTACTAACAAAATCCAAGACTTCCTCAAAGAGTATAACAAGGACAACAAATATTCAATGGTATTTGCCAAGTCAGGACTTAATATTCTTTATGCCGACGAAGGTTATGACATAACAGAAGAAGTACTTAAAGGACTTAACGCAAAAAAATAA
- a CDS encoding DUF4922 domain-containing protein — protein sequence MTSLFIPTIDGMSINDIIRQTEGSSIKVYALSTENTTFEGAETIRLHHSTRIGHSNFLQSIASKADTTYCAIFTRPTSIRLCYRCIERMERVADDTGALMVYSDHYSTSDGVRTNSPKIDYQEGSLRDDFDFGGLWLIRTDALKRFVASPQSNNLKFGALYALRLALSREGSIYHLREFLYEEVELDTRKSGEKQFDYVNPAQREVQIEMERICTEHLRLVGALIEPDEVSDVPKETTSFPVEASVIIPVRNRVRTIKDAIESALSQSTDFPFNVIIVDNHSTDGTGDIVKSISEEDTRIILIQPERTDLGIGGCWDLAIRNEHCGRYAVQLDSDDLYSSPNTLTRIVEAFRNENAAMVIGSYRMVNFSLETLPPGLIDHKEWTDTNGKNNALRINGLGAPRAFRTELLRKIGFPNTSYGEDYALGLTLSRCFRIARIYDELYLCRRWEGNSDASLSIESVNKNNAYKDSLRTIELRARRAMIENWNKPVSQSDVDRFFSEQLSIWKEVEKRFEELNTNIKVRSFEWNDISLQVQYNPCRISSTTAKVSKTEIKKRPCFLCETNRPEEQISWEVERHLQVLVNPYPILPRHLSIPTRRHKPQLVNTLLDDMLRLVSSLPDDVVFYNGARCGASAPDHAHLQAGSKDIIPLQRDWKNYENQLERIYPSTEQEQSDLEDIGYVNKLCGVYLLRHYACPAFVVLTDSSGDKTHLIRKVIEALPAEKGQTEPDINLLAWRQTSSRPEKEHIVCVVFPRRKHRPECYFAKGKDQLLISPGAVDMGGLIITPREEDYNRITARGVVNILREVTLSEQEIGQIVRKMSSTKKDRRNSSSTMSTQLKKEPNVTVGIMNGTEIHFELNGPYSAKGETLTGSQVVTYKDGAIQWKNNYYSELTFSPIEESSTFTLDDVTIGVNFHWERNERQTFCGTLRVIVDEEKLVVINEVPVETYLTSVISSEMSGTSSAELLRAHAVVSRSWLLRQMQRRMNAQDGSFFSFTRKDDEFIRWYDRQDHTLFDVCADDHCQRYQGITRASSPAVLEAIEVTRGKVLAYDDEICDARFSKCCGGISERYDTCWEDRDVPYLQAIRDNANDEPLPDLTDETQAEAWIRQSPDSFCKTSDMKLLTQVLNDYDQETPDFYRWKVTYTQQELSDLIRSKREEDFGDIIDLQPVQRGPSGRLLKLRIVGSKCSLVIGKELEIRRALSPSHLYSSAFVVDKGDVVNGIPQSFTLTGAGWGHGAGMCQIGAAVMSDKGYDYEHILHHYYKNASIKQIYK from the coding sequence ATGACTTCGCTATTTATCCCTACAATAGACGGTATGTCGATAAATGATATTATTCGTCAGACTGAGGGCAGTTCCATAAAAGTTTATGCACTTTCAACAGAAAACACGACTTTTGAAGGTGCAGAAACCATTCGTCTACACCACAGCACCAGAATAGGTCATAGCAACTTCTTACAGTCCATTGCCTCGAAGGCAGACACTACATATTGCGCCATCTTTACCCGCCCCACAAGCATTCGTTTGTGCTATCGGTGCATTGAGCGCATGGAAAGGGTTGCTGACGACACAGGTGCACTGATGGTCTATAGCGACCATTATTCAACGTCAGATGGTGTTCGCACCAATTCTCCAAAGATTGATTATCAAGAAGGCAGTCTTCGCGATGATTTTGACTTTGGCGGTCTCTGGCTAATCAGAACAGATGCTTTGAAACGCTTTGTAGCATCTCCTCAAAGTAATAATCTGAAGTTTGGTGCATTGTATGCCCTACGCCTTGCCTTGAGTCGTGAAGGCAGCATTTATCACTTGCGAGAGTTTCTCTATGAAGAAGTTGAACTTGACACGAGGAAATCAGGCGAAAAACAATTCGACTACGTCAATCCTGCCCAGCGTGAAGTGCAGATAGAAATGGAGCGCATTTGTACAGAACATTTACGCCTTGTCGGTGCACTTATTGAGCCAGATGAAGTTAGCGATGTTCCCAAGGAAACTACGTCATTTCCTGTTGAGGCAAGTGTTATCATCCCTGTCCGCAACCGCGTCCGTACCATCAAGGATGCCATAGAAAGCGCATTATCGCAATCTACCGATTTTCCTTTCAATGTCATCATAGTTGACAACCACAGTACAGACGGAACCGGAGATATCGTGAAATCAATCTCTGAGGAAGATACACGCATCATTCTCATCCAGCCTGAACGCACAGACCTTGGCATAGGCGGTTGCTGGGACCTTGCCATTCGCAACGAGCATTGTGGCCGGTATGCCGTTCAACTCGACTCGGACGACCTCTACAGTAGCCCAAACACCCTGACACGCATAGTAGAAGCCTTCAGAAATGAGAATGCTGCAATGGTCATAGGATCCTACAGAATGGTAAATTTCAGTCTGGAAACACTCCCTCCCGGTCTGATTGACCATAAAGAGTGGACCGACACTAATGGTAAGAACAATGCTTTAAGGATAAACGGACTTGGCGCACCACGCGCATTCCGTACAGAACTGCTTCGTAAGATAGGTTTCCCAAATACGAGTTATGGTGAAGACTATGCACTCGGACTGACACTCAGCCGCTGTTTCCGAATTGCTCGTATTTACGATGAATTATACCTCTGCCGCAGATGGGAAGGAAACTCTGATGCCTCGCTTTCGATAGAGAGTGTGAACAAGAACAATGCTTATAAAGACAGTTTGCGCACGATTGAATTGAGAGCGCGCCGCGCAATGATAGAAAACTGGAACAAACCGGTTTCTCAGTCTGATGTGGATCGTTTCTTTTCCGAACAATTATCTATATGGAAGGAAGTTGAAAAGCGATTTGAAGAATTGAACACGAATATAAAAGTTCGCTCTTTTGAATGGAACGACATATCACTTCAAGTTCAATATAATCCGTGCCGCATCAGTTCTACAACGGCAAAAGTAAGCAAAACTGAAATAAAAAAACGCCCTTGTTTCCTTTGCGAGACAAACCGTCCGGAAGAGCAAATCAGTTGGGAAGTGGAGCGCCATTTACAGGTGCTTGTCAATCCCTACCCCATTCTGCCACGCCATCTCAGCATTCCCACCCGTCGTCATAAACCTCAACTTGTCAACACGCTGCTTGATGACATGCTACGGTTGGTTAGTTCACTACCCGACGATGTGGTTTTCTACAATGGTGCTCGTTGCGGTGCATCTGCGCCTGACCACGCACATCTTCAGGCAGGTTCAAAAGACATCATACCTCTTCAGAGAGACTGGAAGAACTACGAGAATCAACTTGAACGCATATACCCCAGCACTGAACAGGAACAATCCGACCTTGAAGACATCGGTTATGTCAACAAATTGTGCGGCGTCTATCTTCTTCGTCATTATGCCTGTCCCGCTTTTGTGGTCCTTACAGATTCTTCCGGTGATAAGACTCACCTGATTCGCAAGGTGATTGAAGCACTACCGGCAGAAAAAGGACAGACAGAACCCGACATCAATCTGTTAGCATGGCGACAAACAAGCAGTCGTCCTGAAAAGGAACATATTGTTTGCGTGGTATTCCCACGTCGTAAACATCGTCCTGAATGTTATTTTGCCAAAGGCAAGGACCAACTTTTGATTAGTCCGGGCGCAGTTGACATGGGAGGTCTTATCATCACACCCCGAGAGGAGGATTACAATCGCATCACAGCACGCGGAGTTGTTAACATACTGCGTGAGGTAACACTTTCAGAACAAGAGATTGGGCAAATAGTACGTAAAATGAGTTCTACAAAGAAAGACCGCAGAAATTCTTCTTCCACCATGTCAACGCAACTTAAGAAAGAACCCAACGTGACCGTAGGCATCATGAATGGCACAGAAATCCACTTTGAACTGAACGGGCCATACAGTGCAAAGGGAGAAACGCTTACAGGTAGTCAGGTTGTTACGTACAAAGATGGTGCAATCCAATGGAAAAACAATTACTACAGCGAACTCACTTTCTCTCCGATAGAAGAATCATCCACTTTCACATTAGACGATGTTACTATCGGTGTGAATTTCCATTGGGAGCGCAATGAGAGACAGACATTCTGCGGCACACTGAGGGTAATTGTTGACGAGGAAAAACTCGTTGTCATCAACGAAGTTCCTGTTGAGACCTATTTGACGAGTGTTATCAGCAGCGAGATGAGTGGCACTTCTTCGGCTGAATTACTGCGTGCACACGCTGTAGTCTCCCGCAGTTGGTTGTTGCGGCAGATGCAGCGCAGGATGAATGCACAAGATGGCAGTTTCTTCAGTTTCACCCGCAAAGACGATGAATTCATCCGGTGGTACGACCGTCAGGACCATACATTGTTTGACGTTTGCGCCGACGACCACTGTCAGCGCTATCAGGGCATCACGCGCGCTTCATCTCCAGCCGTTCTTGAAGCCATTGAAGTTACACGTGGTAAGGTGCTAGCATACGATGACGAGATTTGCGACGCACGCTTCTCTAAGTGTTGCGGAGGCATCTCTGAACGTTATGACACCTGCTGGGAAGACCGAGATGTGCCCTACCTTCAAGCCATACGCGACAATGCTAATGATGAGCCATTGCCCGACCTGACAGATGAAACACAGGCAGAGGCATGGATACGGCAATCACCCGATTCCTTCTGCAAAACCTCTGACATGAAACTTCTTACGCAAGTATTGAACGACTATGACCAAGAAACACCTGATTTTTACCGTTGGAAGGTAACTTACACTCAACAGGAACTCTCAGATTTAATCAGGAGTAAACGAGAAGAAGACTTTGGCGACATCATCGACCTTCAGCCTGTTCAACGTGGTCCAAGCGGCAGACTTCTGAAGTTGCGTATTGTTGGCAGCAAATGCTCTTTAGTCATTGGTAAAGAACTGGAGATACGCCGTGCACTCTCACCGTCGCATCTCTACAGCAGTGCTTTCGTAGTGGATAAAGGTGATGTGGTTAATGGTATTCCTCAATCGTTCACACTTACTGGCGCTGGTTGGGGGCACGGTGCAGGCATGTGTCAGATTGGTGCTGCCGTGATGAGCGACAAGGGTTATGATTACGAGCACATCCTTCACCACTATTACAAAAACGCAAGTATTAAGCAGATTTACAAATAA
- a CDS encoding aminoacyl-histidine dipeptidase: MTQEEMLQPKLVFDCFAEVNKVPRPSKKEEKMIEFLKNFGENLGLETKVDEVGNVIIKKPATPGHEHVPTVILQSHMDMVCEKVAGLDFNFETDPIETYIDGEWMRARGTTLGADDGIGVAMEMAILKSEDVEHGPLECVFTRDEETGLSGAAGMGNDFMSGRYLINLDSEDEGQIFISCAGGANTVAKFPWKSETIPSGYYTFSVQIKGLTGGHSGDDIKKRRANANKLLVRFLCDEMSKTDLRLVDIQSGGLHNAIPRDGKAICAVPSSFRDQLSADANLYLVAVQEEFSVTEKGIEVILSTEDDATECMQPDAAKRMLMSLRAVHNGVLEFDQDMDDLVQTSSNLASIRKQGDVVNIVTSQRSNIMSARKNMSAIIRAALELGGATCTTGEGYPGWKLDPNSRLLKVSRESYVRLFGKEPLILAIHAGLECGLLSEKYPQTDMVSFGPTLRGVHSPDERLHLPTVKMVWDHLLDILKHIEN, translated from the coding sequence ATGACACAAGAAGAAATGCTTCAACCGAAATTAGTTTTCGACTGTTTTGCAGAAGTCAACAAAGTACCCCGTCCCTCAAAGAAAGAGGAGAAAATGATAGAATTCCTGAAGAATTTTGGAGAGAATCTGGGCTTAGAAACTAAAGTTGATGAAGTGGGCAACGTCATCATCAAGAAACCTGCTACTCCCGGACATGAGCATGTTCCAACCGTTATTCTTCAGAGCCACATGGATATGGTTTGTGAAAAGGTTGCCGGCTTGGACTTCAACTTTGAGACGGACCCGATTGAAACCTACATTGATGGCGAATGGATGCGTGCTCGCGGAACTACGCTTGGTGCAGACGATGGTATCGGTGTAGCCATGGAGATGGCGATTCTCAAGAGCGAAGACGTTGAGCATGGCCCACTTGAATGTGTCTTCACACGCGACGAAGAGACCGGTCTTTCAGGTGCTGCTGGCATGGGCAATGACTTTATGAGCGGTCGGTATCTCATCAATCTTGATTCAGAGGACGAAGGTCAGATATTCATCAGTTGCGCAGGCGGTGCAAACACGGTGGCAAAATTTCCATGGAAATCTGAAACTATTCCTTCCGGATACTACACATTCAGCGTTCAGATCAAGGGATTGACAGGCGGTCATTCCGGCGATGACATCAAGAAACGCCGTGCTAACGCCAACAAACTGCTCGTTCGTTTCCTGTGCGATGAAATGAGCAAGACAGATCTCCGATTGGTTGACATTCAGAGTGGTGGCCTGCACAACGCCATACCTCGCGATGGCAAGGCGATATGCGCCGTACCATCATCATTCCGTGATCAGTTGAGCGCAGATGCTAATCTATATTTGGTGGCCGTACAGGAAGAATTCTCCGTAACAGAGAAAGGTATAGAAGTTATATTGTCGACCGAAGATGATGCTACTGAATGTATGCAGCCAGATGCAGCAAAACGCATGTTAATGTCTTTGCGTGCAGTTCATAATGGCGTTTTGGAATTTGACCAGGACATGGACGATCTCGTTCAGACCTCATCAAATCTTGCAAGTATTCGCAAGCAGGGCGATGTAGTCAATATTGTTACCAGTCAGCGCAGCAACATCATGAGTGCCCGCAAGAACATGAGTGCCATTATCAGAGCGGCTTTAGAACTTGGTGGCGCCACCTGTACTACGGGTGAAGGCTATCCGGGTTGGAAACTCGATCCTAACAGCCGTTTGCTGAAAGTGTCGCGGGAAAGTTATGTTCGCCTGTTTGGCAAGGAACCACTGATTCTGGCAATACATGCAGGTTTAGAATGTGGTTTGCTAAGTGAAAAATATCCACAGACAGACATGGTTTCGTTTGGACCCACTCTTCGCGGTGTGCATTCTCCTGACGAACGTCTGCACTTGCCTACTGTGAAGATGGTTTGGGATCATCTGCTCGACATTCTGAAGCATATAGAAAATTAA
- the dnaB gene encoding replicative DNA helicase — MAEKEQNRQKNTRQAKRPASEETNFGKLQPQSLDFEKAVLGAMMIEREAYSLVCEILKPESFYDHRHELIYTAIQNLSQADRPIDILTITEQLKRNGTLEEAGGPLYISELSMIVGNSAHVEFHARVIAQKHLARELISYTSKVQTRAFDETVDIDQLMQEAEGELFEISRTNIKKDYTQIDPVLKEAYKALQIAASNKSGISGIPSGFEALDKITNGWQNSDLIIIAARPAMGKTAFTLSMAKNIAVDMQIPVAFFSLEMSNIQLVNRLIVNVCEIKGEKIRSGQLEQYEWGQLDIRINSLYGAKLYVDDTPSLSVFELRTKARRLVREHGVRLIMIDYLQLMNASGMKHGSRQEEVSTISRSLKSLAKELNIPIIALSQLNRSVESRENKEGTQGKRPQLSDLRESGAIEQDADLVAFIHRPEYYGIKADENNVPTHGKAQIIIAKHRNGQVGDVTLRFKGEFARFENDNESQIPFPGEEGNNITGSKINNYEDTPPPPDESFPLPTDDSFMPSGQTDEPPF; from the coding sequence ATGGCAGAAAAAGAACAAAACCGACAAAAAAATACCCGACAGGCAAAACGCCCCGCTTCAGAAGAAACCAACTTCGGCAAACTTCAACCTCAATCGTTAGACTTTGAGAAAGCCGTTTTGGGTGCTATGATGATTGAGCGCGAGGCTTATTCGCTTGTCTGCGAAATACTCAAGCCCGAGAGTTTTTATGACCATCGTCATGAATTGATATATACCGCAATCCAGAACCTCAGCCAAGCAGACCGTCCTATTGACATTCTGACAATCACCGAACAACTGAAGAGGAATGGCACTCTTGAAGAGGCTGGCGGTCCGCTCTACATTTCTGAACTGAGCATGATAGTAGGCAATTCCGCACACGTAGAATTCCACGCAAGAGTCATAGCACAGAAACACCTCGCCAGAGAACTTATCAGTTACACCAGCAAAGTTCAGACACGCGCCTTCGACGAGACCGTAGATATTGACCAATTGATGCAGGAAGCAGAAGGTGAATTATTCGAAATTTCACGAACCAACATAAAAAAGGATTATACACAGATTGACCCGGTATTGAAAGAAGCCTACAAGGCTCTTCAGATAGCCGCTTCAAACAAGAGTGGCATCAGTGGCATACCATCCGGTTTCGAAGCACTCGACAAAATCACCAATGGCTGGCAAAATTCCGACCTCATTATCATAGCAGCCCGCCCTGCCATGGGTAAGACAGCATTCACACTGAGTATGGCGAAAAACATTGCCGTGGACATGCAGATTCCTGTTGCATTCTTTTCGCTTGAAATGTCGAACATACAACTTGTCAATCGACTGATAGTCAATGTCTGCGAAATTAAAGGTGAAAAAATAAGAAGCGGGCAACTGGAACAATATGAATGGGGACAGTTGGATATAAGAATAAACAGTTTGTATGGTGCAAAACTATACGTGGATGACACCCCTTCACTTTCTGTATTTGAATTGCGCACTAAGGCAAGACGACTTGTCAGAGAGCATGGTGTCAGGCTGATTATGATAGACTACCTTCAACTGATGAATGCTTCGGGCATGAAACACGGCAGCCGTCAGGAGGAAGTCAGCACCATCAGCCGTTCACTTAAAAGTCTGGCAAAGGAATTAAACATTCCTATTATCGCACTTAGCCAGTTGAACCGTAGTGTTGAAAGCCGAGAAAATAAGGAAGGTACACAAGGCAAACGCCCACAGTTGAGCGACTTGCGCGAATCAGGAGCCATAGAGCAAGATGCCGACCTTGTTGCATTCATCCACCGTCCGGAATATTATGGTATTAAGGCTGATGAGAATAACGTTCCCACCCATGGCAAAGCACAGATTATCATAGCCAAGCACAGAAACGGTCAAGTTGGCGACGTAACATTAAGGTTTAAGGGTGAATTTGCAAGGTTTGAGAATGATAACGAGTCCCAAATACCATTCCCAGGCGAAGAAGGTAACAACATCACAGGCTCTAAAATCAACAACTATGAGGACACTCCTCCTCCCCCAGATGAGTCTTTCCCTTTGCCAACTGATGACTCATTTATGCCTTCTGGCCAAACTGACGAACCACCATTCTAA
- a CDS encoding type IX secretion system plug protein has protein sequence MDNIYSVRLTVDGNEDVWPVIEKGSGQVIEVSFDDLTHEYRRYTYKLEHCDFDWKPTKDLFDSEYLRSPGNEEVIDDYEPSLNTTVLYNHYRFTVPNEWMEPLLSGNYRISVMTEDDDSGEEVTAFVAYFSILDPKVIINATMSTNTEIDWNDKHQQLTMRINTGRLPQGNIQNEIKTVVLQNRRWDNAVINPRPTSSMGNELIWQYDRDLIFKAGNEYRKFEMLSCHLAGMHVDRLRWYDPYYHAEIMTDYPSRNYIYDEDQNGQSVFRNEYDTGNDTESDYFLTHFSLAMPELEGYDVYINGRWTYNNFVPAYKMTYNSSAGQYEASLLLKQGYYSYQYLALPVGKRSGALSLIEGDYYQTENEYTILVYYKRQGDRYYQLIGMKDFSYRP, from the coding sequence ATGGACAACATCTACAGCGTAAGGCTGACTGTGGATGGCAACGAAGACGTTTGGCCTGTTATTGAAAAGGGTAGCGGACAGGTAATTGAAGTTTCTTTCGATGACCTGACTCACGAGTACAGACGATACACCTATAAACTGGAGCATTGCGATTTTGACTGGAAACCCACTAAGGATTTGTTCGACAGTGAATATCTCAGATCGCCTGGCAACGAAGAAGTGATAGACGACTATGAGCCAAGTCTGAACACAACGGTGCTTTACAACCACTATCGGTTTACAGTTCCAAATGAATGGATGGAGCCACTTCTTTCTGGTAATTACAGAATATCCGTCATGACTGAAGATGATGATAGTGGCGAAGAGGTAACGGCTTTTGTGGCGTATTTCTCCATTCTCGACCCGAAAGTGATTATCAACGCAACCATGTCCACCAACACAGAGATAGACTGGAACGACAAGCACCAACAACTGACCATGCGCATCAACACGGGTCGCCTTCCGCAAGGCAACATTCAGAATGAGATAAAAACCGTGGTGCTTCAGAACCGCCGATGGGACAATGCCGTTATCAATCCGCGTCCCACATCTTCGATGGGCAACGAACTGATTTGGCAATACGACAGGGACTTGATATTCAAGGCTGGTAATGAGTACCGCAAGTTTGAGATGCTTTCCTGTCATTTAGCAGGTATGCATGTTGACCGCCTTCGGTGGTACGACCCGTATTATCATGCAGAGATTATGACGGACTACCCGTCTCGCAATTACATCTACGATGAAGACCAAAATGGTCAAAGCGTATTTCGCAACGAGTACGACACGGGCAATGACACGGAAAGTGACTATTTCCTGACCCATTTCTCACTTGCCATGCCAGAGTTAGAGGGTTATGACGTCTATATCAACGGGCGCTGGACTTACAACAACTTCGTGCCTGCATACAAAATGACTTACAACTCGTCTGCCGGGCAATATGAGGCATCGCTCCTGCTCAAACAAGGCTATTACAGTTATCAATACCTGGCATTGCCGGTTGGTAAGAGGAGCGGCGCACTGTCGCTGATAGAGGGCGATTATTACCAAACGGAGAATGAATACACCATACTGGTCTATTACAAACGCCAAGGCGACCGTTATTATCAACTAATAGGGATGAAGGACTTTTCCTATCGTCCGTAG
- a CDS encoding MFS transporter, which yields MEKTSIKRQSPWSWIPTLYFAEGLPYFMVMSVAVLMYSRLGLSDTDAALYTSWLYLPWVIKPFWSPIVDLFKTKRWWIVVMQLLIGVGMAGVAFTIPGPDFIRWTLVFFWLMAFSSATHDIAADGFYMLELDSHEQSLFVGIRSTFYRVATIAGQGGLITLAGYLESRLKVPKEAWVYVFAGTSVLFICLFLYHAFLLPKPNSDKERYVEPKMLLNDFAMSFVSFFKKPQILIALLFMLLFRLPEALLVKIAPLFLIKPIAEGGLGLSTIDVGIVQGTVGVIGLTLGGIIGGVIVSRGGLKKWLWPMVMSITLPNIVYVIMAYYQPEYSTVTGAIIINSCVFLEQFGYGFGFTAYMLYLIYFSQGELQTSHYAFCTGFMALGMMIPGLFAGWLAESVGYLNFFIIVICLVPITFIVSKLIKVDAEFGKRSKE from the coding sequence ATGGAAAAGACTTCAATAAAACGACAATCACCATGGAGTTGGATTCCGACGCTTTACTTTGCAGAAGGTCTCCCCTACTTCATGGTCATGTCAGTAGCCGTACTGATGTATAGCCGGTTAGGACTGAGTGACACCGATGCAGCCCTCTACACATCCTGGCTTTATCTCCCATGGGTTATCAAACCATTCTGGAGCCCTATAGTAGATTTATTCAAGACGAAACGTTGGTGGATTGTTGTCATGCAGTTGCTGATAGGTGTTGGCATGGCAGGTGTTGCGTTCACCATTCCCGGTCCCGATTTTATACGTTGGACTTTGGTTTTCTTCTGGCTGATGGCATTCAGCAGCGCTACTCATGACATCGCGGCAGATGGTTTCTACATGCTCGAACTCGACAGTCACGAACAATCGCTGTTTGTCGGCATCCGCAGCACATTCTATCGCGTTGCCACCATTGCCGGTCAGGGAGGTCTGATAACGCTGGCAGGTTATCTTGAGAGCAGGCTTAAGGTACCCAAAGAGGCTTGGGTATATGTATTTGCAGGAACATCTGTACTATTCATTTGTCTATTCCTCTATCATGCTTTTCTGCTACCTAAACCTAATAGCGACAAAGAGCGTTATGTCGAACCTAAGATGTTACTGAATGACTTCGCGATGTCCTTCGTATCGTTTTTCAAGAAGCCACAAATCCTTATAGCACTACTATTTATGTTGCTATTCCGTCTGCCGGAGGCCCTTCTCGTTAAGATAGCACCTCTTTTCCTTATCAAGCCCATAGCAGAAGGCGGTTTGGGGCTTTCCACTATCGACGTAGGAATCGTTCAGGGCACTGTAGGTGTGATAGGTCTGACGCTCGGTGGCATCATTGGAGGCGTCATCGTTTCGCGTGGTGGCTTGAAGAAATGGCTGTGGCCTATGGTAATGAGCATAACACTTCCCAACATTGTTTACGTGATCATGGCTTATTATCAACCTGAATATTCTACAGTTACCGGTGCTATTATTATCAATTCCTGTGTATTCTTGGAACAATTCGGCTATGGTTTCGGCTTTACGGCATATATGTTGTATCTGATATACTTCTCTCAAGGAGAACTGCAAACATCACACTATGCATTCTGTACGGGTTTCATGGCACTTGGCATGATGATACCCGGTCTTTTTGCAGGGTGGTTGGCAGAGAGTGTCGGTTACCTGAATTTCTTCATCATCGTAATCTGTCTCGTACCCATTACATTCATTGTATCGAAACTCATTAAGGTTGATGCTGAATTCGGTAAAAGATCAAAAGAATAG